In one window of Pseudomonas chlororaphis subsp. chlororaphis DNA:
- a CDS encoding LysR family transcriptional regulator, with protein MVEDLNTLYYFTQVVEHRGFAAAGRALDMPKSKLSRRIAQLEERLGVRLIHRTSRHCSLTEIGHEYYQRCLAMRVEAESAAEVIERNRSEPQGLVRISCPTALLNSWVGPMLTRYMLKYPLVELFIESTNRRVDLIHEGFDIALRVRFPPLESSDLVMKVLGNSTQCLVGHPDFLARLSSPASPADLSGLPSLHWGAAQREYQWELFGPDETLAQIRHKPRMVTDDLIALRQAALAGIGIVHLPSVVVRDDVAAGRLVQLVPDWAPKCGIVHAIFPSRRGLLPSVRTLIDFLGEEFSRSDIT; from the coding sequence ATAGTGGAAGACCTCAATACCCTCTACTACTTCACCCAGGTCGTCGAACACCGTGGTTTCGCCGCCGCCGGACGCGCCCTGGACATGCCCAAGTCCAAGCTCAGCCGGCGCATTGCCCAGCTCGAGGAACGCCTCGGCGTGCGCCTGATTCACCGCACCAGCCGCCACTGTTCGCTCACCGAGATCGGTCATGAGTACTACCAGCGTTGCCTGGCCATGCGCGTGGAAGCGGAAAGCGCCGCGGAAGTCATCGAGCGCAACCGTTCCGAGCCCCAGGGCCTGGTGCGCATCAGTTGCCCGACCGCGCTGCTCAACTCCTGGGTCGGGCCGATGCTGACCCGCTACATGCTCAAGTACCCGCTGGTGGAGCTGTTCATCGAGAGCACCAACCGCCGGGTCGACCTGATCCACGAAGGTTTCGACATCGCCCTGCGGGTGCGCTTCCCGCCATTGGAAAGCAGCGACCTGGTGATGAAGGTGCTGGGCAACAGCACCCAGTGCCTGGTCGGCCACCCGGACTTTCTCGCGCGCCTGTCGAGCCCCGCCTCCCCCGCCGACCTCAGCGGCCTGCCGAGCCTGCATTGGGGCGCGGCGCAACGCGAATACCAGTGGGAGCTGTTCGGCCCGGACGAGACGCTCGCGCAGATTCGCCACAAGCCACGGATGGTCACCGACGACCTGATTGCCCTGCGCCAGGCGGCGCTGGCGGGAATCGGCATCGTCCACCTGCCCAGCGTGGTGGTGCGCGACGATGTGGCCGCCGGGCGCCTGGTGCAGCTGGTACCGGACTGGGCGCCCAAGTGCGGGATCGTCCATGCGATCTTCCCGTCGCGCCGTGGCCTGCTGCCGTCGGTGCGCACCCTGATCGACTTTCTCGGCGAGGAGTTCAGCCGCAGCGATATCACCTGA
- a CDS encoding sigma-70 family RNA polymerase sigma factor, producing MLENYYRELVCFLNAKLGNLQVAEDVVHDAYVRVLERSSDTPIEQPRAFLYRTALNLVIDGHRRNALRQVESLDVLDNEERFFSPSPHTSIDHGQRLDMLQRALAELPALCRESFLLRKLEGLSHPEIAERLGISRSLVEKHIVNAMKHCRVRVRQWDAH from the coding sequence ATGTTGGAAAACTACTATCGCGAGCTGGTGTGTTTCCTCAACGCCAAGCTGGGCAACCTGCAGGTGGCCGAAGATGTGGTGCATGACGCTTATGTGCGGGTGCTGGAGCGTTCCAGCGACACGCCGATCGAGCAACCGCGGGCCTTCCTCTACCGCACGGCGCTGAACCTGGTGATCGACGGCCATCGGCGCAACGCCTTGCGCCAGGTCGAATCCCTGGATGTGCTGGACAATGAAGAGCGCTTCTTCAGCCCCTCGCCACACACCAGCATCGACCACGGCCAGCGCCTGGACATGCTGCAACGGGCGCTGGCGGAGCTGCCGGCGCTGTGCCGGGAAAGTTTCCTGCTGCGCAAGCTCGAAGGCCTGTCCCACCCCGAGATCGCCGAGCGCCTGGGGATTTCCCGCAGCCTGGTGGAGAAGCACATCGTCAATGCGATGAAACATTGCCGGGTGCGGGTCCGGCAGTGGGACGCCCATTGA
- the dkgB gene encoding 2,5-didehydrogluconate reductase DkgB, translated as MSVPAFGLGTFRLQGQVVIDSVSTALELGYRAIDTAQIYENEAEVGQAIADSGIPRDELFVTSKIWVANFARDKLIPSLKDSLRKLRTDYLDLTLIHWPSPDDQVPVEEFMAALLEARQLGLTRQIGVSNFTIDLMRQAIAAVGAEHIATNQIELHPYLQNRKVVEFAQSQGIHITSYMTLAYGEVLEDPVIQQIAERHRATPAQVTLAWAMQSGHAVIPSSTRRANLESNLKTCALTLSEADMRRIADLERGHRLTSPAGIAPAWD; from the coding sequence ATGTCTGTACCTGCTTTCGGCCTCGGCACCTTTCGCCTGCAAGGCCAGGTGGTCATCGACTCGGTCAGCACCGCGCTCGAGCTGGGCTACCGGGCGATCGACACCGCACAGATCTACGAGAACGAAGCCGAGGTCGGCCAGGCCATCGCCGACAGCGGCATCCCCCGCGACGAGCTGTTCGTCACCAGCAAGATCTGGGTTGCCAATTTCGCCCGCGACAAGCTGATCCCCAGTCTCAAGGACAGCCTGCGCAAGCTGCGGACCGACTACCTGGACCTGACCCTGATCCACTGGCCGTCACCGGACGACCAGGTGCCGGTCGAAGAGTTCATGGCGGCGCTGCTGGAGGCCAGGCAACTGGGGTTGACCCGGCAGATCGGTGTTTCCAACTTCACCATCGACCTGATGCGGCAGGCCATCGCCGCGGTCGGTGCCGAGCACATCGCCACTAACCAGATCGAACTGCATCCCTACCTGCAGAACCGCAAGGTCGTGGAGTTTGCGCAAAGCCAGGGGATTCACATCACCTCGTACATGACGCTGGCCTACGGTGAAGTGCTCGAGGACCCGGTCATCCAGCAGATCGCCGAGCGGCATCGGGCGACGCCGGCCCAAGTGACCCTGGCCTGGGCCATGCAATCGGGTCATGCGGTGATTCCCTCCTCGACCCGGCGCGCGAACCTGGAAAGCAACCTCAAGACCTGTGCCCTGACCCTGAGCGAGGCAGACATGCGGCGCATCGCCGATCTGGAGCGTGGTCATCGTCTGACCAGCCCCGCCGGCATTGCACCGGCGTGGGACTGA
- the ycaC gene encoding isochorismate family cysteine hydrolase YcaC: MTTAYKRLDKDNAAVLLVDHQAGLLSLVRDIDPDKFKNNVLALADLAKYFKLPTILTTSFETGPNGPLVPELKALFPDAPYIARPGQINAWDNEDFVKAIKATGKKQLIIAGVVTEVCVAFPALSALEEGFEVFVVTDASGTFNALTRDSAWNRMSTAGAQLMTWFGLACELHRDWRNDIEGLGTLFSNHIPDYRNLITSYTTLTQGK, from the coding sequence ATGACTACTGCCTACAAGCGTCTCGACAAAGACAACGCCGCCGTGCTGCTGGTGGATCACCAGGCCGGCCTGCTGTCCCTGGTGCGCGACATCGACCCGGACAAGTTCAAGAACAACGTGCTGGCCCTGGCCGACCTGGCCAAGTACTTCAAGCTGCCGACCATCCTCACCACCAGCTTCGAAACCGGCCCCAATGGCCCGCTGGTGCCCGAGCTCAAGGCGCTGTTCCCGGACGCGCCGTACATCGCCCGGCCCGGCCAGATCAACGCCTGGGACAACGAGGACTTCGTCAAGGCGATCAAGGCCACCGGCAAGAAGCAACTGATCATCGCCGGCGTGGTGACCGAGGTTTGCGTGGCCTTCCCGGCGCTGTCGGCCCTGGAAGAAGGCTTCGAGGTGTTCGTGGTCACCGACGCCTCCGGCACCTTCAACGCCCTGACTCGCGATTCTGCATGGAACCGCATGTCCACCGCCGGCGCCCAGTTGATGACCTGGTTCGGCCTGGCCTGCGAGCTGCACCGCGACTGGCGCAACGACATCGAGGGCCTGGGCACCTTGTTCTCCAACCACATCCCGGACTACCGCAACCTGATCACCAGCTACACCACTCTGACCCAGGGCAAGTGA
- the mgtA gene encoding magnesium-translocating P-type ATPase, with protein sequence MNLTLLKEFFAGFLRTRHFARHFRRLALLESFSDASVSRDLPPSLAHTLVTAANDDATDLLQRLGSHTDGLSEAEAQALREQHGLNEVEHEQPLPWWTHLWHCYKNPFNLLLTLLAVISWLTEDMKAATVIFSMVVLSTLLRFWQEAKSNKAADALKAMVSNTATVLRRNVVDVAPSVFARLHGAAVASQGQQRLELPIRQLVPGDLIQLSAGDMIPADCRVLSAKDLFVSQAAMTGESMPVEKFPRQQDAATLNPLELDNILFMGTNVVSGAATALVLSTGNATYFGALAQRVGATDRAPTSFQNGVNKVSWLLIRFMFVMAPLVLFINGFTKGDWMEALLFALSIAVGLTPEMLPMIVTSTLAKGAVFLSRKKVIVKRLDAIQNFGAMDVLCTDKTGTLTQDKIFLARHVDVWGEESDDVLEMAYLNSYYQTGLKNLLDVAVLEHVEVHRELRVGTAFQKVDEIPFDFNRRRMSVVVAEKERAHLLICKGAVEEVLAVCTRVRHGAAEEMLSDELLARIRQVTAQFNGEGLRVVAVAARPMPRGRDSYSLADEQGLTLIGYVAFLDPPKESTAPALQALAAHGVAVKVLTGDNELVTAKICREVGLEQQGLLLGNDIERMSDTQLAKAVETTNVFARLTPSHKERIVRLLKGNGHVVGFMGDGINDAPALRTADIGISVDSAVDIAKEAADIILLEKSLMVLEEGVLEGRRTFANMLKYIKMTASSNFGNVFSVLVASAFIPFLPMLPMHLLVQNLLYDISQIAIPFDNVDEEMLARPQRWQPADVGRFMLFFGPISSIFDISTFALMWYVFDANTPDHQTLFQSGWFVVGLLTQTLIVHMIRTPKIPFLQSRAAMPLLVMTGLIMAIGIFLPMGPLAHYFKLQALPSLYFVFLPVILLAYMALTQAVKGFYIRRFGWQ encoded by the coding sequence ATGAATCTCACCCTGCTCAAAGAGTTTTTTGCCGGCTTCCTGCGGACCCGGCACTTTGCCCGGCACTTTCGCCGCCTGGCCTTGCTGGAGAGCTTCAGCGACGCCAGCGTCAGCCGCGACCTGCCACCGAGCCTCGCGCACACCCTGGTGACCGCGGCCAACGACGATGCCACGGACCTGCTGCAACGCCTCGGCAGCCACACCGATGGCCTGAGCGAGGCCGAGGCCCAGGCCCTGCGCGAGCAGCATGGCCTCAACGAGGTCGAGCACGAGCAGCCGCTGCCGTGGTGGACGCACCTGTGGCATTGCTACAAGAACCCCTTCAACCTGCTGCTGACCCTGCTGGCGGTGATCTCCTGGCTGACCGAAGACATGAAGGCGGCCACGGTGATTTTTTCCATGGTGGTGCTCTCCACGCTGCTGCGCTTCTGGCAGGAGGCCAAGTCGAACAAGGCCGCCGATGCCCTCAAGGCAATGGTCAGCAACACCGCCACCGTGCTGCGGCGCAACGTGGTCGACGTCGCGCCGTCGGTGTTTGCCCGGCTGCATGGCGCGGCGGTGGCCAGCCAGGGCCAGCAACGCCTGGAACTGCCGATCCGGCAACTGGTGCCGGGCGACCTGATCCAGCTCTCGGCCGGCGACATGATCCCCGCCGATTGCCGGGTGCTCAGCGCCAAGGACCTGTTCGTCAGCCAGGCGGCGATGACCGGCGAATCGATGCCGGTGGAGAAATTCCCGCGCCAGCAGGACGCCGCCACCCTCAATCCGCTGGAGCTGGACAATATCCTGTTCATGGGCACCAACGTGGTGTCCGGCGCGGCCACCGCGCTGGTTCTGAGCACTGGCAACGCCACCTATTTCGGCGCCCTGGCGCAGCGGGTCGGGGCCACCGACCGGGCGCCGACTTCGTTCCAGAACGGGGTGAACAAGGTCAGCTGGCTGCTGATCCGCTTCATGTTCGTCATGGCGCCGCTGGTGCTGTTCATCAACGGCTTCACCAAGGGCGACTGGATGGAGGCGCTGCTGTTCGCGCTGTCGATCGCCGTGGGCCTGACCCCGGAAATGCTGCCGATGATCGTCACCTCGACCCTGGCCAAGGGCGCGGTGTTCCTGTCGCGCAAGAAAGTCATCGTCAAGCGCCTGGACGCGATCCAGAACTTCGGCGCCATGGACGTGCTGTGCACCGACAAGACCGGCACCCTGACCCAGGACAAGATCTTCCTCGCCCGGCATGTGGATGTCTGGGGCGAGGAGTCCGACGACGTGCTGGAAATGGCCTACCTGAACAGCTACTACCAGACCGGCCTGAAGAACCTGCTGGACGTGGCGGTGCTGGAGCACGTCGAAGTGCACCGCGAGCTGAGGGTCGGCACGGCGTTCCAGAAGGTCGACGAGATTCCCTTCGATTTCAACCGGCGGCGCATGTCGGTGGTGGTGGCCGAGAAGGAGCGTGCGCACCTGCTGATCTGCAAGGGCGCGGTGGAGGAGGTGCTGGCGGTGTGCACCCGGGTGCGTCATGGCGCCGCCGAGGAAATGCTCAGCGACGAGCTGCTGGCACGAATCCGCCAGGTCACCGCCCAATTCAATGGCGAAGGCCTGCGGGTGGTGGCCGTGGCCGCCCGGCCGATGCCCCGGGGCCGCGACAGCTACAGCCTGGCGGACGAGCAGGGGCTGACCCTGATCGGTTACGTGGCATTCCTAGACCCGCCCAAGGAAAGCACCGCGCCGGCCCTCCAGGCCCTGGCCGCCCATGGCGTGGCGGTGAAGGTGCTGACCGGCGACAACGAGTTGGTGACGGCGAAGATCTGCCGCGAAGTCGGCCTGGAACAACAGGGCCTGCTGCTGGGCAACGACATCGAGCGCATGAGCGATACGCAGCTGGCCAAGGCCGTGGAAACCACCAACGTCTTCGCCCGGCTCACGCCCTCGCACAAGGAACGCATCGTCCGCCTGCTCAAGGGCAACGGCCATGTGGTCGGCTTCATGGGCGACGGCATCAACGACGCGCCGGCGCTGCGCACCGCGGACATCGGCATTTCGGTGGACAGCGCCGTGGACATCGCCAAGGAAGCGGCGGACATCATCCTCCTGGAGAAAAGCCTGATGGTGCTGGAGGAGGGCGTGCTGGAAGGCCGGCGGACCTTCGCCAACATGCTCAAGTACATCAAGATGACCGCCAGCTCGAACTTCGGCAACGTGTTCTCGGTGCTGGTGGCCAGCGCCTTCATTCCGTTCCTGCCGATGCTGCCGATGCACCTGCTGGTGCAGAACCTGCTGTACGACATTTCCCAGATCGCCATTCCGTTCGACAACGTCGACGAGGAAATGCTGGCCCGTCCGCAGCGCTGGCAGCCGGCGGACGTCGGGCGCTTCATGCTGTTTTTCGGGCCGATCAGTTCGATCTTCGACATCAGTACCTTTGCCCTGATGTGGTACGTGTTCGACGCCAATACCCCGGACCACCAGACCCTGTTCCAGTCCGGCTGGTTCGTGGTCGGGTTGCTGACCCAGACCCTGATCGTGCACATGATACGTACGCCGAAGATCCCCTTCCTGCAAAGCCGCGCGGCCATGCCGCTGCTGGTGATGACCGGGTTGATCATGGCCATCGGCATCTTCCTGCCCATGGGCCCGCTGGCGCACTACTTCAAGCTGCAGGCGCTGCCGTCGCTGTACTTCGTGTTCCTGCCGGTGATCCTGCTGGCGTACATGGCGCTGACCCAGGCGGTGAAGGGCTTTTATATCCGCCGGTTCGGCTGGCAATAA
- a CDS encoding lysine N(6)-hydroxylase/L-ornithine N(5)-oxygenase family protein — protein MTQAIASTIVHDLIGIGFGPSNLALAIALEERGQIQGPLDALFLDKQADYRWHGNTLVAQSDLQISFLKDLVTLRNPTSPYSFVNYLKHHGRLVDFINLGTFYPCRMEFNDYLRWVAGHFQEQSRYGEEVLAIEPVLHNQQVEALRVISRDSQGQEFVRTSRSVVVSPGGTPLIPDTFKALKDDGRVFHHAHYLERMASQPCASGQPMNVAIIGGGQSAAEAFIDLNDSFPSVQVDMLVRGSALKPADDSPFVNEVFSPAFTDLVFQQPSGERERLVHEYQNTNYSVVDVDLIERIYGILYRQKVSGIARHAFRTLTTVEKASATAQGVELVLRNTSTGELSTGHYDAVILATGYERQTHRALLAPLEAYLGDFEVDRNYRLITDERCKAGIYTQGFSQASHGLSDTLLSVLPIRAEEIAASLYEHDKGRHSRSVRDLLLATAS, from the coding sequence ATGACACAGGCAATTGCATCGACCATCGTTCACGACCTGATCGGTATCGGTTTCGGCCCCTCGAACCTGGCGCTGGCTATCGCGCTGGAAGAACGTGGCCAGATTCAGGGTCCGCTGGACGCGCTGTTTCTCGACAAGCAGGCCGACTACCGCTGGCACGGCAACACGCTGGTGGCCCAGAGCGACCTGCAGATTTCCTTTCTCAAGGACCTGGTGACCCTGCGCAACCCGACCAGCCCGTACTCCTTCGTCAACTACCTCAAGCACCACGGCCGCCTGGTGGACTTCATCAACCTGGGCACCTTCTATCCGTGCCGCATGGAGTTCAACGATTACCTGCGCTGGGTCGCCGGGCACTTCCAGGAACAGAGCCGCTACGGTGAAGAAGTACTGGCCATCGAGCCGGTGCTGCACAACCAGCAGGTCGAGGCGCTGCGGGTGATTTCCCGCGACAGCCAGGGCCAGGAGTTTGTCCGCACCAGCCGTTCGGTGGTGGTCAGCCCTGGCGGCACGCCACTGATCCCGGACACCTTCAAGGCGCTCAAGGACGACGGCCGGGTGTTCCACCACGCGCATTACCTGGAACGCATGGCCAGCCAGCCGTGCGCCAGCGGCCAGCCGATGAACGTGGCGATCATCGGTGGCGGGCAGAGCGCCGCCGAGGCCTTTATCGACCTCAACGACAGCTTCCCTTCGGTACAGGTGGACATGCTGGTCCGCGGTTCGGCACTGAAGCCGGCGGACGACAGCCCGTTCGTCAACGAAGTGTTCTCGCCGGCCTTCACCGACCTGGTGTTCCAGCAGCCGAGCGGCGAGCGCGAGCGCCTGGTCCACGAGTACCAGAACACCAACTACTCGGTGGTGGATGTCGACCTGATCGAACGCATCTACGGGATTCTCTACCGGCAGAAAGTCTCCGGCATCGCGCGCCATGCCTTCCGCACCCTGACCACCGTGGAAAAAGCTAGCGCCACCGCCCAGGGCGTCGAACTGGTGCTGCGCAACACCTCCACTGGCGAGCTGAGCACCGGCCACTACGACGCGGTGATCCTGGCCACCGGCTACGAGCGCCAGACTCACCGTGCGTTGCTGGCGCCGCTGGAAGCCTACCTGGGCGACTTCGAAGTGGACCGCAACTATCGGCTCATCACCGACGAGCGCTGCAAGGCCGGCATCTACACCCAGGGCTTCAGCCAGGCCAGCCACGGCCTGAGCGATACCTTGCTGTCGGTGCTGCCGATCCGCGCCGAGGAAATCGCCGCCTCGCTGTACGAGCACGACAAAGGCCGCCACAGCCGTTCGGTGCGCGACCTGCTGCTGGCCACCGCCAGCTGA
- a CDS encoding pirin family protein → MKNIIGIYTSPRAHWVGDGFPVRTLFSYDNLGKHISPFLLLDHAGPAEFTPTQGRRGVGQHPHRGFETVTIVYKGEVEHRDSTGSGGKIGPGDVQWMTAASGILHEEFHSAAFARSGGTLDMVQLWVNLPARDKMAAPGYQTILDGDIPAIALKDKAGTLRLIAGEYDGVKGPARTFTPIDVWDIRLNAGKPLTLDLHEGRNTALVLLRGTLQVNGQEVVREGQLVLFERDGDQLSLEANNDAVVLLLSGEPIDEPIVGHGPFVMNSEAEIHQAFVDFQSGRFGQMPG, encoded by the coding sequence ATGAAAAACATCATCGGTATCTACACCAGCCCACGGGCCCATTGGGTGGGCGACGGCTTCCCGGTGCGCACGCTGTTTTCCTACGACAACCTGGGCAAGCACATCAGCCCGTTCCTGCTGCTCGACCATGCCGGCCCGGCTGAATTCACCCCGACCCAGGGGCGGCGCGGCGTGGGCCAGCACCCCCACCGCGGCTTCGAAACCGTGACCATCGTCTACAAGGGCGAGGTGGAGCACCGCGACTCCACCGGCAGCGGCGGCAAGATTGGCCCTGGCGATGTGCAATGGATGACCGCGGCCTCGGGGATTCTCCATGAGGAGTTTCACTCCGCAGCGTTCGCCCGGTCCGGCGGCACCCTGGACATGGTCCAACTGTGGGTCAACCTGCCGGCGCGGGACAAGATGGCCGCGCCCGGTTACCAGACCATCCTCGATGGCGACATCCCGGCCATCGCCCTGAAGGACAAGGCCGGCACCCTGCGGTTGATCGCCGGCGAGTACGACGGCGTCAAGGGCCCGGCCCGCACCTTCACGCCCATCGACGTCTGGGACATCCGCCTGAATGCCGGCAAGCCCCTGACCCTCGACCTGCACGAGGGGCGCAACACCGCCCTGGTGCTGCTGCGCGGCACGCTCCAGGTCAATGGCCAGGAAGTAGTGCGCGAAGGCCAGCTGGTGCTGTTCGAACGCGACGGCGACCAGCTCAGCCTGGAAGCCAACAACGACGCGGTGGTGCTGCTGCTCAGCGGCGAACCAATCGACGAGCCCATCGTCGGCCATGGTCCGTTCGTGATGAACAGCGAGGCCGAGATCCACCAGGCCTTCGTTGACTTCCAGTCCGGTCGTTTCGGCCAGATGCCTGGCTGA
- a CDS encoding ANTAR domain-containing protein translates to MPNKRLRILIADASREQCGRIQRLLNGLGYFRVAVVESFRELVTLTHYSCDPFENFDLLLLSGELAFAAGVDAGAFCQGNPQIRHAMIYGGRTEQALPVVLGASALQEILWVQGATQEILQRFIAHINPPASSGKDRTL, encoded by the coding sequence ATGCCCAACAAACGCTTGAGAATACTGATTGCCGATGCGTCCCGGGAGCAGTGTGGGCGCATCCAGCGTTTGTTGAATGGCCTGGGGTATTTCCGCGTCGCGGTGGTGGAGTCTTTCCGCGAACTGGTGACCCTGACTCACTATTCCTGCGACCCCTTCGAGAACTTCGACCTGTTGCTGCTCAGCGGCGAGCTGGCGTTCGCCGCCGGGGTGGACGCCGGCGCGTTCTGCCAGGGCAACCCGCAGATCCGCCATGCCATGATCTATGGCGGTCGTACCGAACAGGCATTGCCGGTGGTCCTTGGCGCCTCTGCGCTACAGGAGATTCTCTGGGTGCAGGGCGCCACGCAGGAGATCCTCCAGCGCTTCATTGCCCATATCAATCCTCCCGCCTCCTCGGGTAAAGACCGAACCTTGTGA
- a CDS encoding PaaI family thioesterase, producing MQSPSREATLAQWIAQEQAMRARLAGPGSLSLAEVSALSPAEFFDGIGNGELPSPPIGTLLDFIPIEWSAGHFVFQGTPDARHYNPLGSVHGGYAATLLDSCMGCAIHTRLNKGQGYTTLDLRISYVRALTGSSGPIRAEGKIVHLGRSTALAEGRIYDVDGRLYATGSTTCMILEARG from the coding sequence ATGCAAAGCCCATCACGCGAGGCCACCCTGGCCCAGTGGATCGCCCAGGAACAGGCCATGCGCGCGCGCCTGGCCGGTCCGGGCAGCCTGTCCCTGGCCGAGGTCAGCGCCCTCTCCCCCGCCGAGTTCTTCGACGGCATCGGCAACGGCGAATTGCCCTCGCCACCCATCGGTACGTTGCTGGACTTCATCCCCATCGAATGGTCCGCCGGGCACTTCGTGTTCCAGGGCACCCCGGATGCCCGCCATTACAACCCGCTGGGCAGCGTGCACGGCGGTTATGCCGCGACCCTGCTGGACTCCTGCATGGGTTGCGCGATCCACACCCGCCTGAACAAAGGCCAGGGCTACACCACCCTGGACCTGCGCATCAGCTATGTGCGGGCCCTGACCGGCAGCAGCGGGCCGATCCGCGCCGAAGGCAAGATCGTCCACCTGGGCCGCTCCACCGCCCTGGCCGAAGGGCGGATCTACGACGTCGATGGCCGCCTGTACGCCACCGGCTCCACCACCTGCATGATTCTTGAAGCGCGTGGCTGA
- a CDS encoding isochorismatase family protein, whose product MNNFNAANFDGAKPTIDPNDAAMLLIDHQSGLFQIVKDMDVPQLRANAIALAKAATLLKMPVITTASVPQGPNGPLIPEIHQEAPHAQYVARKGEINAWDNPQFRAAVEATGKKTLVIAGTLTSVCLAFPSIAAVHEGYKVFAVVDASGNHSRLATDLTIARLAQAGVVPIDIMATLSELQGSWNRPDAEQWAAVYAQAMPHYQLLIESYLKAQQVANEHEVLDSQR is encoded by the coding sequence ATGAACAACTTCAATGCTGCCAACTTCGATGGCGCCAAGCCGACCATCGACCCCAACGACGCGGCGATGCTGCTGATCGACCACCAGAGCGGGCTGTTCCAGATCGTCAAGGACATGGACGTGCCGCAATTGCGGGCCAATGCCATCGCCCTGGCAAAAGCCGCGACCTTGCTGAAGATGCCGGTGATCACCACGGCCTCGGTGCCCCAGGGCCCCAACGGCCCGCTGATCCCGGAAATCCACCAGGAGGCGCCCCATGCCCAGTACGTGGCGCGCAAAGGCGAAATCAACGCCTGGGACAATCCCCAGTTCCGGGCGGCGGTAGAAGCCACCGGCAAGAAAACCCTGGTGATCGCCGGCACCCTGACCAGCGTCTGCCTGGCGTTTCCGTCGATCGCCGCGGTGCATGAAGGCTACAAGGTGTTCGCGGTGGTCGATGCCTCGGGCAACCATTCGCGGCTGGCCACCGATCTGACCATCGCCCGCCTGGCCCAGGCCGGGGTGGTGCCGATCGACATCATGGCGACGCTTTCCGAGCTGCAGGGTTCGTGGAACCGCCCGGACGCCGAGCAATGGGCCGCGGTCTACGCCCAGGCCATGCCGCATTACCAGTTGCTGATCGAGAGCTACCTCAAGGCCCAGCAAGTGGCGAACGAGCACGAAGTGCTGGATTCCCAGCGCTGA
- a CDS encoding MgtC/SapB family protein codes for MQALQNINLASLVDTLVSLSAAFILGGLIGFERQYRQRTAGLRTNVLVAVGAAIFVDMANRLGGAEGAVRVVAYVVSGIGFLGAGVIMREEGNVRGLNTAATLWASAAVGACAGADLILEAFLGTLFVLAANTLLRPIVNNINRQPLDVISAEVTNIVYVIAHRSKQKAVFALLEAELERSNYPASDIDVHAFGNDDVEIEATLATTSVDGDELDALVARLSTSALVEQAFWSPSTTE; via the coding sequence ATGCAAGCACTCCAGAACATTAACCTGGCCTCCCTGGTGGACACTCTGGTCAGCCTCAGCGCGGCCTTTATCCTCGGTGGCCTGATCGGCTTCGAGCGCCAGTACCGGCAACGCACCGCCGGCCTGCGCACCAACGTGCTGGTGGCGGTGGGCGCGGCGATTTTCGTCGACATGGCCAACCGCCTCGGCGGCGCCGAGGGCGCGGTGCGGGTGGTGGCCTATGTGGTGTCCGGCATCGGTTTTCTCGGCGCCGGGGTGATCATGCGCGAGGAGGGCAATGTTCGTGGCCTGAACACCGCGGCCACCCTCTGGGCCTCGGCGGCGGTGGGCGCCTGCGCCGGCGCCGACCTGATTCTCGAGGCCTTTCTCGGCACGCTGTTCGTACTGGCGGCCAACACCCTGCTGCGGCCGATCGTCAACAACATCAACCGCCAGCCGCTGGATGTGATCTCCGCCGAGGTCACCAACATCGTCTATGTCATCGCCCATCGCTCCAAGCAGAAGGCCGTGTTCGCCCTGCTCGAAGCGGAACTGGAACGCAGCAACTACCCGGCCAGCGACATCGATGTCCATGCCTTCGGCAACGACGACGTGGAGATCGAAGCCACCCTGGCCACCACTTCGGTGGACGGCGACGAGCTCGACGCCCTGGTGGCGCGTCTGTCCACCTCGGCCCTGGTGGAGCAGGCGTTCTGGAGCCCCAGCACCACCGAATAA